ggaagttttattttttaaataaaaacttattataatctgaaaagcaagttttaataataataaaaaaattcatgacttGATAATTTTAAGCAACTTtatgaaaagtaaaataataattaactcaaaaatttatatagaaaatttggaataaaaataacaaaatagtaaTTTTGTTCTCATTGAATATTCctaagaaatttttaatttttttctccataTTAGTTTCATATATGATTATTCATAGATTAATCTTTAATATtcccataaaaattataatcttatatataaaaacatggaACAAAGgaataatcttttaattatcattataataattttattttaaaaaaactttattctataattataaaaaattaaattgaaaacatcatGTGAGCAAAATTTCACACAATGTGAATTCCAGATCCCTCCCTTGCAAATAGTTGCCTGACTGTTCATTGTTGTTTAATCAAGATCGATGGCTTCGAAATTACATAAAGATACCATGCTTCAGTTCAAAACTTCTCTCTAATTTAGCCCCTTTGAATACTCTTATTGAAGAGATCAATTTTCTAGTAGATTGATCTTCCTTACTCCTTCAATCTTTGACTGCCAGAAACTACTTTCTCAATAATACTTCACACTGTCTCAGTACCCAACGTGGAGCCTATATTTTGCTCTAAAAAGGTTTCATATGAGGAATCTACTGGTATTTGATTTCCTAATCTGATGTGTGATCTTTAAAGCATGCATTGCAATTTGCACATGGTGTATTTCTGCACCTTCCCTTTCAGATAATAACCATGAGCTACAGGGCGTTGAGGATATCGACATAAAAAAGGTAGAGGAGCAAGCAGCAGAATTGGAGAAGCATCTGATTGTGAAAGAATTGGAAACACTCGATGTCCTTGAAGAACTTGGAACGACAAAAAGGGTTGTTGAAGAGTTGAAGCAGCAGCTGCAAAAGGAAGCGCTTAGATGCATGACAGTTCCTGATGAACCGATGTCAAGTCCTGCTATCAAAGAAATGAACAAGGGAAACTATAGCTTTCACGTCAACAACAGCGAACAGAGGTTAATAAGCTTAAGCCCTTGCCCTACGGCATCGCCTGATCTGATCTTAATGGAGTTGAAGCAAGCGAAATTGAACCTTGGTAAAACCATTAACGACCTTGGGGTGATTCAAACTTCTGTTGAGTCtttgaataagaaaatgaagaaagagaaaaccTTACTCAAAAAGACCCGTGAGAGGCTAACATCAAAATTTGCAGGGGGGTTATCTCTGGAGGAAGAGCTGAAGCAAGCAAGAACGAAGCCGCATATTGCAGATGATGTTGAAACTGATTACAAGGCAGGGTATTTAATGAAAATGGATGAAGTCCAAAAAACGGAAGTTTTAAAAGGAATGTTAGCTGAAAACATCAAGACTAACATCAGAACTGCTGAATTGAGGTTGCTGGCAGCCAAGAAGATGGAAGAAGCAGCAAGAGCAGCAGAAGCTGTTGCCCTGGCAGAAATCAAGGCTCTATCAACTGATGAGAGCTCATCGGGATATGCCTTGCCAGAACCAGAGAAAGTTCCCTCCTTTGAAGCAAGATCTCCTCTAAATCCTAAAGATCAGAAGGCCGAGGAGCTTTCCCAGAAGAAAGTGGAAACTTTGAAGCTTCCAAAGCAAGAAGTTCACTTTACTAAAATGTCTATTCTAAATAAGCTAAGGGAAGCAACGGAAGAAGTTAAACTAAGCAAACAAGCCTTAGAAGAGGCTCTGAACAAAGTCGATATGGCCAATAGAAAGCAAGTTGCTGTTGAAGAGGCTATCCGCAAATGGATGCCAGAGGATGATCAAGTGGGACAGGACGCATATTATCATACCAGGCTTGGTAATTTCCATTTGCATCCATCCGATCAACGGCAGGATTCTCCATTAAATGAAGTGAACAACCCCAATCTAATTGGTGATGGCCCGAAGCCTGTTCTGAGAACCACAGTTTCGATGAGGGATGTTCTGAGCAGGAAGCAAATTAGAGCGGAAGAATATGTTGCAGCAAGGCCAGCAGAAGGCGGCACAGAGAGGCAAAAGGTGGCTTTGAGTCAAATGCTTCATGAACTGAGGGAGGATCTAACGTTTCATCCGAGAGTTGAAAAACATGGAGGTGAACAGAAGCAGCAGTTCTATACACAAAGGAGAAAGTTTGGGTTCATTCATATATCGCTGCCCATGACAAAACCAGGCAAGAAAAAGATGCAAGATTTGAACAATATGAAGATGCATTAAGATGCAGTAAATTAGTTTCTGGTTGTGTAgtgaaatgtttttaattactttgtaTTGGTTTGGAGTTATGATTTTAGCTTGCTTGTGCTGCTAATGTATGCCCTTGTAGGTTTGTATCCTTTTTTCTCTTAGAGATAGATGATGTCTTTTGTATGGTGTACTTGCTGCTTTATTGTCCCTGGACTTGGCTCGTACTCTGAGCTGGgtatttcatattaatttttcctATGGAAGGCATTGGGAGTCTGATGAGCTATTCTCTTACATGCGTGTTATGTTGCGGTGGAAGGACATATTTacgttagaaaataatatagattgtattttaaaattttatttaataatttaagatattagattaagattattttttgatatgatattagaAACTTGATGACTAAGTGGTCACAAGTTTGAATCTTTCCTTTTCGAAAGTGAATttcaggaaagtgaattattttccgatatttgatagtgtgatgaaaaataagttggaaaacactttccagtatttggttatgtcatggaaaatgagctgaaaaataacttattaatgttttattttctcaagtttattaaaataacgaggaacaaatcttacaaatttaaaagttgaatgaggatgaaattgaaaaaaaaaaatttcataaatgatctcaaataaaataaataataatcaaaataatagaaatcaaatctaaaaaataaaataaaaatgaaagattaagaaattagaataataataattagcatttcataaattatttcaaataaaataagtaacaatcaaaagaatgaagactaaatttgacagataaaaaatttcaataagaaaatgataatggaaaagcaaataacaattataaaaatgaggaccaaagttaatataaaaattaaattttaagagatgaaattgaaaaataaatattcaaaacaatatatatatatatatatatatatatatatatatatatatatataaataaaatttgagaaccaaatttgatataatcagcaaataatatgacatttataattttttcacaacttccgaaaagtgttttccgcctaaattttttaggaaaatatttttctggaaaccaagtcaaatttttctttgactggaaagtgttttccgttgaccaacttttttaataataaataaacacagaaaaatttggaaagtgattttccgAAAACCACTTTCTAGGAAACAAATATAgtcttaataaaaattaagtacaatgtAATGTGAACCTGTGCAAATTTCGAGCTCaaaaggctttcacttgagaggatgtgttagaaaataatataaattatatcttgaaatcttaCCTAACAAGTTAAATTATTGGGTTAAGATGATTATTTGACAAATAATAAACCACTATTGTTTTTCTAATCATGCTTAAGAAAGTCCCCTTGAGACAAGTCAGGTGACTTTGGAGCAGGAGTGACAAAACATTTACTACTAATTGAACATTATTTATGCCCTTTTCTTATGTCATAGATATACTTTACTAATTCAGATTCTGGCAAATATGAACTGCTACTTTGCTGAAGTATCCCGGACAGGAGTCCATAAAATGAGGAGATGGTTGTGACGGAGCTATGGCATGTGCATTTGTCCGTGGGCTGTGTTAGAGAAAAATACTCTTTAACGCTTgctttgtatattttatttatttactatgtATTTATTctaactaaaatataattaagcaCTTCCATTGCAGGTGAAGATGCAAAAATTAGGttgaatataaataattacTATCATGGCTAAAAGCCGTGTATTTTCCATCCacacctaataatttaaaggCTTTAGTGTTGAAAAGTGTAGttacgattattttttaaagtattttctatttaaaaatatatcaaaataatattttttttatttttttaaaattatttttgacataaacacattaaa
This genomic interval from Populus nigra chromosome 11, ddPopNigr1.1, whole genome shotgun sequence contains the following:
- the LOC133668472 gene encoding WEB family protein At2g40480 isoform X1, which translates into the protein MTEPVPEPEPPYSVAEAVPGTPGIREIRPEKGSENFRFCNEQNGNEGNQGTRKVGLRAEIDTSPPFGSVKEAVTRFGGSGPWVPYYYRIGESYGVEDIDIKKVEEQAAELEKHLIVKELETLDVLEELGTTKRVVEELKQQLQKEALRCMTVPDEPMSSPAIKEMNKGNYSFHVNNSEQRLISLSPCPTASPDLILMELKQAKLNLGKTINDLGVIQTSVESLNKKMKKEKTLLKKTRERLTSKFAGGLSLEEELKQARTKPHIADDVETDYKAGYLMKMDEVQKTEVLKGMLAENIKTNIRTAELRLLAAKKMEEAARAAEAVALAEIKALSTDESSSGYALPEPEKVPSFEARSPLNPKDQKAEELSQKKVETLKLPKQEVHFTKMSILNKLREATEEVKLSKQALEEALNKVDMANRKQVAVEEAIRKWMPEDDQVGQDAYYHTRLGNFHLHPSDQRQDSPLNEVNNPNLIGDGPKPVLRTTVSMRDVLSRKQIRAEEYVAARPAEGGTERQKVALSQMLHELREDLTFHPRVEKHGGEQKQQFYTQRRKFGFIHISLPMTKPGKKKMQDLNNMKMH
- the LOC133668472 gene encoding WEB family protein At2g40480 isoform X2, with product MTEPVPEPEPPYSVAEAVPGTPGIREIRPEKGSENFRFCNEQNGNEGNQGTRKVGLRAEIDTSPPFGSVKEAVTRFGGSGPWVPYYYRIGESYGVEDIDIKKVEEQAAELEKHLIVKELETLDVLEELGTTKRVVEELKQQLQKEALRCMTVPDEPMSSPAIKEMNKGNYSFHVNNSEQRLISLSPCPTASPDLILMELKQAKLNLGGLSLEEELKQARTKPHIADDVETDYKAGYLMKMDEVQKTEVLKGMLAENIKTNIRTAELRLLAAKKMEEAARAAEAVALAEIKALSTDESSSGYALPEPEKVPSFEARSPLNPKDQKAEELSQKKVETLKLPKQEVHFTKMSILNKLREATEEVKLSKQALEEALNKVDMANRKQVAVEEAIRKWMPEDDQVGQDAYYHTRLGNFHLHPSDQRQDSPLNEVNNPNLIGDGPKPVLRTTVSMRDVLSRKQIRAEEYVAARPAEGGTERQKVALSQMLHELREDLTFHPRVEKHGGEQKQQFYTQRRKFGFIHISLPMTKPGKKKMQDLNNMKMH